The following proteins come from a genomic window of Pyxidicoccus sp. MSG2:
- a CDS encoding PAS domain-containing sensor histidine kinase has translation MAGIDTVLLDQLPEGVAVCEADAVCLYVNPAMERSFGRPRADLLGRVLWECYPDVLGEAFQERFHRVAQTGQAEEFEVHFAARERWFVKRLFRGHGRVYVFSREITAEKKQEATLRGLYDETRRAQRHAAFLAQASAVLTSSLDHDQILQRMALLTIPTLADGCAVDVPGPDGGVRRVAVAHVRPGMAERAQAFHARYPIRMDDAAGIGRVLREGVTEFVPELPPLIETELSADAERLRATEALGVRTFISVPLISRGKVLGALTLVNTESGRRYTQADVRLAEDLARRAASSLDNGRLYMEAQDAIRARDTFLSVASHELNTPLTSLTLNVQALRRDLDLRAPGTPDALSTKVVAVQRQLSRLSSLVRELLDVSRITAGRLKLEREDLDLAALAREMVPRFSEELARAGCELRLDAPGPARGHWDRLRLEQVLQNLLSNAIKYGRGRPIEVRVGADAERAWLMVRDEGMGIAPEGQARLFQRFERLASERHYGGLGLGLWIVKQIVDALEGRILVESAPGKGSTFTVELPRQQRPG, from the coding sequence ATGGCGGGCATCGACACCGTTCTGCTCGACCAGCTCCCGGAGGGTGTCGCCGTCTGCGAGGCGGACGCGGTGTGCCTCTACGTCAACCCCGCCATGGAGCGGTCCTTCGGCAGGCCCCGGGCGGACCTGCTGGGCCGCGTGCTGTGGGAGTGCTACCCGGACGTGCTGGGCGAAGCCTTCCAGGAGCGCTTCCACCGGGTGGCCCAGACGGGGCAGGCGGAGGAGTTCGAGGTCCACTTCGCGGCCCGGGAGCGTTGGTTCGTGAAGCGCCTCTTCCGGGGCCACGGGCGCGTCTACGTCTTCTCGCGGGAGATTACGGCCGAGAAGAAGCAGGAGGCGACGCTCCGGGGGCTGTACGACGAGACGCGGCGCGCGCAGCGTCACGCGGCCTTCCTGGCGCAGGCCAGCGCGGTGCTGACGTCGTCGCTGGACCACGACCAGATCCTCCAGCGCATGGCCCTCCTGACCATCCCCACGCTGGCGGATGGGTGCGCCGTGGACGTGCCCGGGCCGGATGGAGGAGTCCGTCGCGTCGCCGTGGCCCACGTGCGTCCGGGCATGGCGGAGCGCGCCCAGGCCTTCCACGCCCGCTATCCCATCCGCATGGACGACGCGGCCGGCATCGGCCGGGTGCTGCGCGAGGGCGTCACGGAGTTCGTCCCGGAGCTGCCGCCCCTCATCGAGACGGAGCTGTCCGCCGATGCGGAGCGCCTCCGCGCCACGGAGGCGTTGGGCGTGCGGACGTTCATCTCCGTCCCGTTGATCAGCCGCGGCAAGGTGCTGGGGGCACTCACGCTCGTCAACACCGAGTCCGGGCGCAGGTACACGCAGGCGGACGTGCGGCTCGCGGAGGACCTGGCCCGGCGCGCGGCCTCGTCACTGGACAACGGGCGGCTCTACATGGAGGCGCAGGACGCCATCCGCGCGCGCGACACGTTCCTCTCCGTCGCGTCGCACGAGCTGAACACGCCCCTCACCTCGCTCACCCTCAACGTCCAGGCGCTGCGCAGGGATTTGGACCTGCGCGCCCCGGGCACACCCGACGCACTGTCCACGAAGGTGGTGGCCGTGCAGCGACAGCTCTCGCGCTTGTCGAGCCTGGTGCGCGAGCTGCTGGACGTGTCGCGCATCACCGCCGGCCGGCTGAAGCTGGAGCGCGAGGACCTGGACCTGGCCGCGCTCGCGCGGGAGATGGTGCCGCGCTTCTCGGAGGAGCTGGCGCGGGCGGGGTGCGAGCTTCGCCTGGACGCGCCGGGCCCCGCGCGGGGCCATTGGGACAGGCTGCGGCTGGAGCAGGTGCTGCAGAACCTGCTGTCCAACGCCATCAAGTACGGCCGGGGCCGCCCCATCGAGGTGCGGGTGGGCGCGGACGCGGAGCGGGCCTGGCTGATGGTGCGCGACGAGGGCATGGGTATCGCCCCGGAGGGACAGGCGCGCCTGTTCCAGCGCTTCGAGCGACTGGCCAGCGAGCGGCACTACGGTGGGCTGGGGCTGGGGCTCTGGATCGTGAAGCAGATTGTCGACGCGCTCGAGGGCCGCATCCTCGTGGAGAGCGCGCCCGGAAAGGGCTCCACCTTCACCGTGGAGCTGCCGCGCCAGCAGCGCCCGGGATGA